The following is a genomic window from Solidesulfovibrio sp..
CTGCTCCACGGCGCGGCCATCTATCTGCTGTCCGCCTCCTGCATGACGCTCATGGTCTCGCGCCTGCCGCCGCAACACAGCGGCCAGGCCTTCAGCCTCTATTCCGTGGCCCTGCTGTTGCCCTATTCCCTGGTGCCGGCCGTGTGCGACCTGGTCGTGCCCCACCTGCCCTCGGCCGCCTATGGCTACCGGGACATGGCCTTGCTGCTGGTCCCGGGGCTGGCCATGATCTGGTTGCTGGGCCGCCGGCGCCGGGCGGCCGCGGACCAGGCCGCCCCGGCCAGGCCCATGTCGCTTGGCGAGATGTACAAAAACGCCGGCCAGCCGGCCATCGCTCTGGTGCTTGCCCTCAACGCCATCTACATCGTGGCGTTTTCGTCGCTGTTTTTCATGGCCAAGGGGCTGTTCCAGTCGCGCGGCCATGCCGATGTCGGCCTGTATTTCACCATCCAGATGTGCTGCATGATGGCCATCCGCCTCGGCGCCAACCGGCTGTTCGACCGGGTGCGCAAGGTCAGGCTCATCCGGCTGAGCTTCCTGCTTTCGGCCGCGAGCTTTCTGCTGGCCGCCCGGGCCACGACGCTGGCCGGGCTCTACGGCTCGTCCCTGGTCATGGGCATCGGCATGGGGGTCAGTTCGCCGGCGCTCTACGGGCTGATGTTCGACATTTCGCCGGCCCGCTTCAAGACGGTCAATTCCAACCTGATGATGCTGTCGCTGCAGATCGGCAATTTCCTGGGGCCGTTTCTGGGAGCGGCGGCCATGCACAGCTTCGGCTACGCCGGCATGCTGGAGGCCGATGCCGTCTGGTGCCTCGGCGGCGTGGCCCTGTGTTCCGTGCTGACCAGCCGCAAGGTGGATGTCGGGGGGATGGCGGCGCGGGCCTAGGGCGGCCTACGGCGTCGGGCAGTCGGGGTGGCCGGGGACGCGGCCCCGGACACCCCTCCGGAGGCTAGGCTCCCTGCACGGGAAGGCAGGTCAGGGCCGCGGCATAGCGGTACCCCACCTTCCCCGGAAACTGCCGCTCGATCTCCGCCGCGTTGCGTTCGGCATGGCCCGGGCTTTCGGCGAAAAAGTCGTTGAGCGCGATGGCCGCGAGCGACAGCCGGTGGCGCAGGGCGAAATGGCCGTAGACGATGGCGTCGGACAGGCAGCCGAGCCGGTTGGGCACGACCAGGATCGTCTCCAGCCCCAGGGCCAGGGCGAACTGGTAGTTGTAACGCCGCACCCCGAGCGGCACGGCCAGGCCGCCGGCGCTTTCGATGATTACCGCGTCGCGATCCTGGCACAAGGCTTCCAGGCGCGCCACGCATGCCTCGAAGGGAAACGGATCGAAGACGAAGCACGGCGAGGCCGGCTCGGCGGCCGTGAAAAGCGTCACCGCGTCCTCGGGGGCCAGGCCCGCCCGGTCAGCCACGAAGGCCGCGTCGTCGTCGGCCGGATAGCCCGTGGCCACGGGCTTGACGTAGCGCACGGACTGGCCTTCTTCCTTGAGTTTGCGAGCGAAAAAAGCCGAAAAATACGACTTGCCGATGCCCGTCCCGGTTCCGGTGATGAAATAGCGCTTCATTTGAGCACCGCCTTGACCGCATCCAGGGCGATGTCGGCCAGTCTGTCGATTTCTTCCAAGGTGATCACGTAGGGCGGCATGAAGTAGACGATGTCGCCCAGGTTGCGCAACCAGGCGCCGCGCTTCACCGCCTCGCGGTAGATGTGAAACCCGGTGCGCGCCCGCCAGTCGAAAGGTTGCCCCCGCTCGGGGTCGGCGTAGAGCTCCACGGCCGTGATCCAGCCGGTGTGGCGGATCTCCATGACGTGGCGATAGCCGGCGAAGCGCTCGCGCACGGCCCGTTGCAGATGGGCGATCTTGGCCCGGTTGGCGACGATGACGTCGTCTTCCTCGAAGATGCGCAGCGTGGCGCAGGCGGCGGCGCAGGCCAGCGGGTTTCCGGTGTAGCTGTGGGAATGCAGAAACGCCTTGTCGTCGGCGTAATCGTGATAAAAGGCGTCGAACACGGCGTCCGTGGTCAGCACGCAGGAAAGGGGCAGGGTGCCGCCGGTGATGCCCTTGGACAGGCACAGGAAATCCGGCGAGACCCCGGCCTGCTCGCAGGCGAACAGCGTCCCCGTGCGGCCGAAGCCCACGGCGATCTCGTCGGCGATGAAATGGATGCCGGCCGCCTGGGTGGCCCGGCGCAGCTTGGCCAGGTAGGCCGGCGGATACATGCGCATGCCCCCGGCGCACTGCACCAGCGGCTCGACGATCACCCCGGCCAGTTCGTCCTTGTGGGCGGCGATGGCCGCTTCCATGGCCGCGAAGCATTCGGTGTCGCAGGCGTCGCGGGTTTTGCCGTGGGGGCAGGCCAGGCAGTCCGGGCCGGCCACCTCGATCTGGGGCACGAAAAGAGGGGCAAAGGGCGCGGCGTACAGCCCGTCGCCGCACACGCCAAGCGCCCCGGCCGTTTCGCCGTGGTAGCCGTTTGCAAGGTACAGGAACCGGCATTTCTCGGGCTGGCCCAGGTTGCGGAAGGAGGCGTGGCTCATCTTGAGCGCCGCTTCCACGGCGCAGGAGCCGTTGTCCGCGAAAAACACGCGCGTCAGGCCCGGCAGGGCCACGGCCAGGAGGCGCTGCGCCAGTTCCTCGGCCGGGGCGTGGGTCACGCCGGCGAAAATCACGTGCTCGAGCCGGGAAAGCTGCTCGGTCACGGCTTGGACGATACGAGGATTGGCGTGGCCGAAAAGGTTGACCCACCAGGAGGATATGGCGTCGATATAGGTGTTTCCCTCGCGGTCGACGAGGTAAACCCCTTGACCCCGGTCCATAAAGACAGGAGGATACAGCTCGTGATCCTTCATCTGGGTGCAGGGATGCCAGATACGCATGGCCTCCCGCCCGGTACCGTAGAGCGACATGAGCACATCCTTTTTCGGCAGATACATCGTGCCCGAGGCGGCCAGGCTTCGCAACTCGGACAGCTTCCGGACCATTCCGCCGGTGGACGACGGCGCGGCCCGGGAAATCCTCTATTCGGGGACGCGGCTTTTAAACCTCGCCTCCAACAACTACCTGGGCCTGGCCGACCACACGGACCTGATCCTCGGCGCGGCCAAGGCCCTGGAGCGGCATGGCTGTTCGTCCGGGGCCTCGCGGCTGGTCACGGGCAACTTCGCCCTGGCCGAGACCCTGGAGGCGGAACTGGCCTCCTTCAAATACCAGGAGGCGGCCCTGGTGACCGGCAGCGGCTACGCCGCCAACCTGGCCGTTTTTTCCGCCCTGGCCGACCGCCACACCGTGGTGTTCTCCGACCGCCTCAACCATGCCAGCATCATCGACGGCATCCGGCTCTCGGGAGCCAGGCTCGTGCGCTACCGGCATCTGGACGTGGAGCATCTGGAGCGGCTGCTTGAGCGCGAGGGGCAGGTCGAGAAAAAAATCATCGTCACGGACACGGTCTTCAGCATGGACGGCGACGTGGCTCCCTTAGCGCGGATCGTCGAGCTTGGCAAAGCCCACGGGGCGCTGCTCGTGGTGGACGAGGCCCACGCCACCGGGGTCATCGGCCGGGGCCGGGGGCTCACCGCCGCGTTGGGGCTTTCCGACGACGTGGACGTGCACGTGGGCACCTTAAGCAAGGCGCTGGGGTCCCAGGGCGGGTTTGTCGCCGGCCGGGTGGAGACCATCGAGCTGTTGCGCAACCGTGGCCGCTCGTTTATTTTTTCCACCGCCCTGCCGCCGGCCGTGCTCGGGGCGTCGCTGGCCGCCCTGCGCCACATCAAGGCCAATCCCGGCGAGGGGGCGCGGCTGATGCGCCTGTCCAAGGAGATCCGGGATCACTTAAACGGCCTCGGCTTCGACACCATGGGCTCGACCACGCAGATCATCCCCGTGGCTTGCGGGCGCAACCGGGTGGCCCTGCACGCCCAGGCGCTGCTGTTGGCCGAAGGGCTCTACGTCGCGGCCGTGCGGCCGCCGACCGTCCCCGACGGCACGGCCAGGCTGCGGCTGTCGCTGCGGGCCGATCTGACCGAGGACGACATCAAGCGCATCCGCCTGGGCTTTTCCAGGCTTCGGGTCGCTTTTTTCCCATGACCGACGTGTTGTTTGTTTCCGGCTGGGCCGGCGTCGCAACGCTTTTTCCGGGCCTTGCGGCGCGGGCCGATTTCACCGTGCCGTTCATCGACGGCGACGAGGCGGCCCTTGTCGCCCGGGCGGCGGCCAGCCCGGCCCGGGTCCTGGCCGGCTGGTCCACGGGCGCGCATATGCTCCTCAAACACGGGGCGGCCCTTTTCCCCCGCTTTACGCGCGTGGTCCTGTTCGCGCCCTTCGCCCGTTTCACCGACAGCTTTCCCGAGCGCACCGTCCGGACCATGCGGGCGGCCATGGACGCCGACGCGGCAGCGACGGTGCGGGCTTTTTGGCAAAACTGCGGCCTGCCCCAGGCGCCGGCCTTCGATCCGGCCTGGGCCGCGCCCCTGGCCGCCGGGCTCGATTCCCTGCTGCTTTCCGCCGTTTCGGGCGAACCCGTGCCCGCCGGCAACGTCACGGTGGTCTGGGGCGAGGGAGATCGCATCGTGCGGCGCAAGGCCCTGGACCGGGTCCTGCCGCTTTTGCCCGGCGCCGCTCTTCGGCTGCAGGCCGGCGGGCACTGGCCCTCGCCGGACATCCTTGCGGAGCATTGTTTTTGAGTGCGACACCCATCCGCCGGCGCTTCGACAGGGCCGGGAGCACCTATGAGGACGCGGCGCGGGTGCAGCGCCTCGTGGCGGCCAGGCTCGCCGCGTTGTGCCCGCCGGCCCTCGACGGCGATGTCCTGGAGATCGGGGCCGGCAGCGGCCTGCTCACCCGCGAGCTGCTGCCGCGCCACGGCGGCGGGGCCTACGTGGCCCTGGACCTTTCGCCCGGCATGCTGGCCCGGGCGGCCATGCCCGGGGCGGTCAAGGTGGTGGCCGACGGCGAGCGGCCCCCGTTTGGGCCGGGCAGCTTCGACTTCCTGTGTTCGGCCTCGGCCATGCACTGGTACGCCGACCCGGCGGCGTCCCTCGCGGCCGACCTGCGCCTGCTGCGCCCGAGCGGCGGCTTCGCCCTGGCGCTCTACGTGGCGGGGACGCTGTGGGAGTTAGCGGAGGCGTCGCGGGCCACGGGTTTCGGCTCGGTCTTTCCCATGCGGCCGACGGCGTTTTACAGGGAATTGTTCGCGAGTCTGCCCGGCGTGCGGGCGACGTTCGCCGAGGAGCGCCACGTGGTGCGCCACGACAGTGTCCGGGCGATGCTCGCAAGCCTCAAGGGCGCGGGCGTGACGCACACGCCGGGGGTGAAGGCGGGCAGCCCGGGGCGGTACCGGGAGTTCGCCCGCCATTACGAGGCGCGCCACGGCACGGGCGGCACGGTCGAAACGACGTATGCCGTGGCGATGATATGGTCCGTCCAGCGTCCACACGACCAGGGCTGATTATTTGATAAAACTGAGTATCTTTTCCGCCACTGGACTGAAAAACGCCACGGCAAGGGCCGTCAAGCCGATCAGCACCTTGACCATGTTTTCCAGGCGGGCCAGGCGGGAGTTCAGTTCGCCACGCAACCGTTCCACATCGGCCTTGGTCGCCACCTCGGCCAACAAAGCGGACATGACTCGCTGATCCGAGGATTGAAACGCCTCGATGATCGGTTTGGCGGCTTCTTCCCTGAGAACCTTTTCCATGGCCTTGGATTGGTCGAAAAGCAGTGTCATGCCATTTTCCCGCCTGAATCGATGCCGTTAGCCACACCCTCTTTCCCGATTAACGCAGGCTCCGTCGGAAAGCTACCCTCGCTTCACCGCCCGGCCAGCACCCCCCGCTTGGAAAGCCGCCAGGCGTAGAAGACCACCGCCCCGAAAAGCACGATGCCCAGCGCCTGGGCGATCAGCCCGGCCGGGGCGATGACCGCCGCCGGGTCGGTTTTGTACCAGACCATGGCCGTGGAAAACAGGTTGCAGGCAAAAGCCAGGGCCAGCACGTTGACCGCCTGCTTGCGCAGCGAAAACAGCAAGGTCACCCCGACAAGGGTGAGCCCGGCGTTGACGTAGCCGATCACCCGGTCCATGACCGAAAATTTCGCCAGATAGGCCTGCTGCGCCGGGGCCATCTCCACCCCGCCGGCCGTGACGAAAAAAAGCCCCACGATCACCTGCACGGAACTGACGAGGTAAAAAAGGAATATCACCCAGACGAGGATGGGCCGTTTCCGTCCAGTTGCCGTTTCATGAGCCATATTCTCTTTCATAATACGTTCCTCGGAAAATGACGGACATGACAGAGGCGACGCGACAGGGATCGCCGAACTCCCTTACTACAATTATCACAAATGGATAACGCATCCGTTACGACATTTTCGCCACTCCATCTCCACAACTCGATTTATTGACACCATACCCTCGTTATTTTATCGTCACGCAGGTTGTCAAAGGCTGATTCCAGCACCGATACCAGTTCCACAAACCACGTGATCCATCCAAATAAATGCGGCGTTCCATTTTTTTCCCACTTGAGCATTATTGTCCATAAAAGGGTAGAGCATGAACTTATCAAGATTATTCTCCTCAATTGTATTGATGGCCATGATTGCAATGCCAGCAATCGCGCAAACCAACCAGTCTGTCGATACTGAAGAGATTACACGCACTGGACTGGGAAAAATCATAGCCATCCTGTCAACGAAAAACCAGAACATGACATGCCAGGCGATTCATTCCATAATAACAACTATAAAGTCACGACATAATATTAACGACAACGATCTTTCGTCTTCCACCAGCAACGGGTGCACCACATACACATACAAAGGCATCACTATAGGAAAAGCATGCTGCGCGGGCAACTCGGAACAGGTCCATCAACCAGACACAAACACCCTGCGTACCGGTGCACCCCATACGATTTCCTACCTTGACCCCAGTTCGGGTGACATTGGCGGCAGCAACAACGTCAGCATTTATGGAGAAAATTTCGACAAGCACGTTACTGTTGCATTCGGTGGCCTGCCAGCCACCAGTGTAACATCGTACGGAAACATGATCTCCGTTTCGGCCCCGGCCCATGCGGCCGGCACCGTCGACATAAGCGTCACCAACCAATGCGGCGTTACGGCAACCCTGAAAAACGGCTACACCTACAGCGCCCAGCCCGTCATATCCTCGCTCTCCCCAGAGAGCGGCCATACGGGCGGCAGCAAGAACCTCACGCTGTACGGCAGCAATTTTTCCTACTTCCCCTCCGTGCCCACGGTCACCCTCGGTGGAAAGAAAGCGACCAATGTCACGACCGAAGCCGGGGGAGGAGCGCTCTCCTTTGACGCGCCGGCCCATGCGGCCGCCACCGTCGACCTGGTCGTCACCAACCCCAGCGGAAAATCGGTCACCCTGGCCAAAGGCTACAGTTATTCCTCCACGCCGAGCATCACCTACCAATCGGACGTTTCCGGCCATATCGGCGGAATGGAAAACCTCATCCTCATGGGCGGCAACTTCTCCGATAGCGCGGGTGTCCCCACGGTCGCCTTCGGCGGCGTCGCGGGCAGCAACGTCAGCGTCTACGGAGGCGGTTCGGCGCTGTTCGTCGATACTCCCGCCCATGCGGCGGGAACCGTCAGCATCAAGCTGACCAACAGCGACGGCCCTTCGGCCACCCTTTCCAAGGCGTACGCGTATACAACGACCCCGGTCATCTCCTTCCTCTCCGCCGCCTCGGGAGATACGCACGGAAGCCAGGATCTCGTCATATACGGCGCCAATTTCGCCATGAAATCCGGAAAACCCTCCGTGACCATCGGCGGAACCACCGTAACCTCCGTCACTTCCTACGGCAATGCGCTTTTCGTCGACCCCGCCGCCCACGCCACCGGCACGGGCAGCCTTATCGTCGCCAATCCCGAAGGGCCGTCGGCCACCCTCACCAACGGCTACACCTATACCGCCCAACCGGTCATCTCTTCGGTCTTTCCCGGAACCGGAAGCGCCAACGGAACCGAGAACGTCATCATAAACGGCTATAACTTTTCCTACTTCCCCGGTGTCCCCACGGTGAAATTCGGTGACACGCCCGGCAGCAACGTCACCGTCTACGCCAATGGCCAATCCCTGTTCGTCGATGCGCCGGCCCATGCCGCGGGTTCCGTGCCCGTCACCGTCACGAATTCCAGCGGCTCTTCCGCCGTTTTCAAATACTATGGTTATACGGGATCCGTCTGCCCCGTTTTCAACATAACTCCCGCGCTTACAATCCTGATGCAGCAATAACCATCCGTGCCACCGCGGAGCGGCCGGCTCGTCGCTGGTCGCTCCCTCCCGCCTTTGGCCAGCCGCCACGCCCCGTCTCGACAAAATCCGCGCTTCCCCTTACACCTTCCGCTGTGTCGGGGGACACAAGGGAGGCCAAATGGCGAAGATTTTGGTGATCGACGACGACACGCACATCCGCGAAGTCTGCAAACTGGTCATCGAGAGCATGGGGCACGAGGTCGAGGCGCGGCCAAGCCTGACCAAGGGGCTCGAAGCCCTGGACAAGGAGCCCTACGACGTCGTCTACCTCGATGTGGACCTGCCCGACGGCAACGGGCTTTTGTCCATCCCCAGGATCACCGAACGCGACAAGGCCCCGGAGGTCATCATCTTCACCGGCGCGAGCTATCCCAACGGCGCGGAACTGGCCATAAAAAACGGCGCCTGGGACTACATCGAAAAGCCGGCCACGGCCGAGACCATGACCCTGCCGCTCATTCGCGCCCTCCAGTACCGCCGGGAAAAATTCGCCAACCGCCCGCCCACCGTGGCGCTCAAGCGCGAAGGCATCATCGGCAACAGCCAGCGCGTCTCAAGCTGCCTCGACCTGGTGGCCCAAGCCGCCAACTCCGACGCCAACACGCTCATTACCGGCGAAACCGGCACCGGCAAGGAACTCTTCGCCCGGGCCATCCACGACAACAGCGAACGGGTCGAGGGCCCTTTCGTCGTGGTCGACTGTTCGAGCCTGACGGAAACGCTCATCGAATCGGTGCTGTTCGGCCACGCCAAGGGGGCGTTCACCGGGGCGGAAAAAAAACAGGAAGGGCTGATCAAACAGGCGGACAAGGGCACGCTGTTCCTCGACGAAGTGGGCGAACTGCCCTTTTCCCAGCAAAAGGCCTTTTTGCGCGTGCTCCAGGAACGGCGCTTTCGCCCCGTGGGGGCCAAGGAGGAGGAAACGAGCGATTTCCGGCTCGTGGCCGCCACCAACAAGGACCTGGAAGCCATGGTCGCCGCCGGGGATTTCCGCAACGACTTGCTCTTTCGCCTGCGCACCATGCACATCCACATCCCGGCCCTGCGCGAGCGCGGCGAGGACATCCGGGAACTGACCATCCACTACATGAACGCCTACTGCAAGAAGTACAAGGTGCCGCTCAAGGGCTTTTCCCCGGAGTTCCTGGACAGCCTGCAGGAGTATGACTGGCCGGGCAACGTGCGTGAACTGGTCAACCTCATGGAAAACATCATCGTGCGCGCCCAGTTCGAGCCCACGCTCTACCCCAAGCACCTGCCGTCCGAGGTGCGCATCCGCATCATGAGCGGCAAGCGCCAGGAAGCGGCGGCGGGAAGCCCGGAGTCGGAACTGCTGCCCCCGGTGGAACCGGCCGCCGCCCAGGGCGAGCTGGTCCTCACGCCCTTCGACGACTACAAGAAGGAAACCGAGCACCGCTATTTCAAGGCGCTGATGCAAAAAACCGGCGGCGACATCCACAAGGCCTGCGAACTGTCCGACCTCGGCAAGCAGAGCCTGTACCGCTACCTGCGCATCCACGGCATCCCGACACGGACGTAGGAAAGGATCGGCCCTAGCCCGTCAGCGCCCGGAAAAAGAAGACCAAACAGGCCAGAAGCCCGACGATGGCCGCCAGCCCGGCCAGGGTCCCGCGCCGATGCGCCGGGCCGCCCACCGTCAGCCACCAGGCGAAACCGGCATTTAAAAGCGGCATCACGCCCCATTGCAGGATGGCGATGCTCATGGCGTTGCCGATGACCATGGAGACGGCCAGTCCCAGGGGCGAGAGAAACGGCCCCGGGAAAAGCGACAGTACCATGACCGTGGGGTACAGTCCCAAAAGCACGATGAGCGCCATCTTCCAGCCCGGCGGCGCGCTGGTTCCTGTCTCGTCGCGCAGGCAGGCGAACCAGGGGCCGAAACCGCGCGAAAACTCCTTGAGCTCGAAATCGCCGATCCGTTCCCGCAGCCGGGCCACCCACTCGGCCCGCACCGGCGAGGCCAGCCAGGCCTCAAGCTGGGCCGGCTCCTCGAAATGGATCACCGTGATCCACTCTTCGCCCTGCCCGGCCGGCGGCGGATAGACATCCGTGCCGCGAAAGCCGTCAAAGGCCTCGGCCGCGGCCGATATGCCGCGCTGCCAGGCCAGAAACCAGTCCTCCCGCCCCGCCGGCACCCGCTGGGACACCACGGCCGAAGCCCGGGCCACGCGTACGTCCATGTCGGCCTCCTTTCGGCCTGGGGGCGCCGGCCGTCGCCGTGCGGATCGCGCCGCAGGGACGGCCGGCGGCCACACCGTATCGCTTAGGACGCGGCCGGCTTCTTGTAGGCGCGCTCGCCGGCGATCCAGGTCTCGTCCACGTTGCGGTCGTCGCCCACGGCCATGACGGCGAACAGCACCTGCGCCGCCTCGTCCATGGTGCGCGGCCCGGCCTCGCCCACGGCCAGGGACTGATGCCAAGGCATGGCCGCCTGGCCGGCGTTCCAGTCCAGCACCACGAAATCGGCCTCCTTGCCCGGCTGGAAATTGCCGAGGACGTCGTCGAGGTACAGGGAATGGGCGCCGCCGAGGGTGGCCAGGTAGTAGGCCCGATACGGCGAGAGCTTGTTGCGCTCGGCCTCGGCCAGGTCCTGGTTGCGCGGGTCCACCGAGCCGTCGAGCATGGTGTTGTTGCACATGCCGACCTTGTAGGCCTCTTCCAGCACCCGCACGAGGGAAAACGCGTTGCCGCCGCCCATGTCGCTGCCAACCGACACCCGCACCGGATGTTCGGGGTCCTTGGCCCGGCCCAGGCGGAACAGCCCGCTGCCGAGGAACAGATTGGACAGCGGACAGAAGGAGATGGCCGCGCCGGCCTTGGAAAACCGCCGCATCTCGTCGCCCGAAAGCCAGATGCCGTGCCCGGCCGTGAACTTTGGCCCCAAAAGCCCATGCTTCTCGTGGACCTGCGTGTAGTCGGTGCAATCCGGAAAATGCTCCTTGGCCGTGCGCACCTCCGAGGGGTTCTCGGATATGTGCGTGTTGACCCAGCAGTCCGGGCATTCCTCCTTGAGCTGGCGGCAGCGGTCCATCATCTCGCCGGTGCAGCCCACGGCGAAACGCGGGGTGATGGCGTAGAGGTTGCGGCCCTTGCGGTGGTAGCGTTCGATGAGCCGCTTGGACTCGCTGTAGAAGTCGTCGGGGGAGATCAGGAAGTCCTTGGGCGCGAAGCGGTCCACGCCGGTTAAGCCCGCGATCACGCGCATGTTGCGCCGGGTCGCCTCCTCGAAGAACTCCTCGGTGGAAACCGGGCTGCTCGTGGTGAAGGCCTGGCAGGTGGTGGTGCCGCCGGCCAGCAGGGCGTCGAAGAAAAGCCCCGCCGCCTTGCGGGCGTACTCCCGGTCGGCGTACTTGCTCTCCTCAGGGAAAATCCACTTCTGGAGCCAGTCCAGGAGCTGGTTGCCATAGGCGCCGAGCACCCGCACCTGGGGGAAGTGGATGTGGCCGTCGATGAACCCCGGCAAGATGAGCCGGTTTTGGATATGGGTGACGGGCAGGCCCGGATGGCGGGCCGAGACCTCTTCAAAGGGGCCGAAATCGGTGATCGTTCCGTTCTCGACCACCAGCAGCCCGTCCGGGACGAATCGGGCCGCTTCCTGTTCCTTGCCGGCATGCTTCCACGGGTCGTCCAGGAAGTCGAAAAACATGCCGCGTATGGCGCGTGGGTTGGTCTCCATTGACGATCTCTCCTGCAACGGATGTTTAAGGGAGATCCGTCGGTGCGCCGACTCTCTGGGCAAGCCGGTCGGCAAGGACCGGATCATGCCTTCCAAATAAGACCGGTCCGGCCCCTGGCCAGAGATAAATAAGATGTTTTTAATCCCAAATGCGAATAACAGCCGACACCCGGGCAGAATATCGAAAACCTACAGATATTCCCGTTGGTTGAGACCGAACAGGCAGAAGACCTCGTAGGGGATGGTCTCCCACCACACGGCCAACTCGTCGGCAGTGACCGCGC
Proteins encoded in this region:
- the bioD gene encoding dethiobiotin synthase — its product is MKRYFITGTGTGIGKSYFSAFFARKLKEEGQSVRYVKPVATGYPADDDAAFVADRAGLAPEDAVTLFTAAEPASPCFVFDPFPFEACVARLEALCQDRDAVIIESAGGLAVPLGVRRYNYQFALALGLETILVVPNRLGCLSDAIVYGHFALRHRLSLAAIALNDFFAESPGHAERNAAEIERQFPGKVGYRYAAALTCLPVQGA
- a CDS encoding alpha/beta hydrolase translates to MTDVLFVSGWAGVATLFPGLAARADFTVPFIDGDEAALVARAAASPARVLAGWSTGAHMLLKHGAALFPRFTRVVLFAPFARFTDSFPERTVRTMRAAMDADAAATVRAFWQNCGLPQAPAFDPAWAAPLAAGLDSLLLSAVSGEPVPAGNVTVVWGEGDRIVRRKALDRVLPLLPGAALRLQAGGHWPSPDILAEHCF
- a CDS encoding methyltransferase domain-containing protein; amino-acid sequence: MSATPIRRRFDRAGSTYEDAARVQRLVAARLAALCPPALDGDVLEIGAGSGLLTRELLPRHGGGAYVALDLSPGMLARAAMPGAVKVVADGERPPFGPGSFDFLCSASAMHWYADPAASLAADLRLLRPSGGFALALYVAGTLWELAEASRATGFGSVFPMRPTAFYRELFASLPGVRATFAEERHVVRHDSVRAMLASLKGAGVTHTPGVKAGSPGRYREFARHYEARHGTGGTVETTYAVAMIWSVQRPHDQG
- a CDS encoding MFS transporter, which produces MPTQRTLFSLDFVCTCLVMFLTYCNITVFYNLYPYLEQIGIDARWRGFLIGSSSLATMALFLSASPFLTVARAVPCATAGALTLMGCGFAYLVAGDVATLLAVRLLHGAAIYLLSASCMTLMVSRLPPQHSGQAFSLYSVALLLPYSLVPAVCDLVVPHLPSAAYGYRDMALLLVPGLAMIWLLGRRRRAAADQAAPARPMSLGEMYKNAGQPAIALVLALNAIYIVAFSSLFFMAKGLFQSRGHADVGLYFTIQMCCMMAIRLGANRLFDRVRKVRLIRLSFLLSAASFLLAARATTLAGLYGSSLVMGIGMGVSSPALYGLMFDISPARFKTVNSNLMMLSLQIGNFLGPFLGAAAMHSFGYAGMLEADAVWCLGGVALCSVLTSRKVDVGGMAARA
- a CDS encoding IPT/TIG domain-containing protein, with translation MTCQAIHSIITTIKSRHNINDNDLSSSTSNGCTTYTYKGITIGKACCAGNSEQVHQPDTNTLRTGAPHTISYLDPSSGDIGGSNNVSIYGENFDKHVTVAFGGLPATSVTSYGNMISVSAPAHAAGTVDISVTNQCGVTATLKNGYTYSAQPVISSLSPESGHTGGSKNLTLYGSNFSYFPSVPTVTLGGKKATNVTTEAGGGALSFDAPAHAAATVDLVVTNPSGKSVTLAKGYSYSSTPSITYQSDVSGHIGGMENLILMGGNFSDSAGVPTVAFGGVAGSNVSVYGGGSALFVDTPAHAAGTVSIKLTNSDGPSATLSKAYAYTTTPVISFLSAASGDTHGSQDLVIYGANFAMKSGKPSVTIGGTTVTSVTSYGNALFVDPAAHATGTGSLIVANPEGPSATLTNGYTYTAQPVISSVFPGTGSANGTENVIINGYNFSYFPGVPTVKFGDTPGSNVTVYANGQSLFVDAPAHAAGSVPVTVTNSSGSSAVFKYYGYTGSVCPVFNITPALTILMQQ
- the bioF gene encoding 8-amino-7-oxononanoate synthase, whose translation is MSTSFFGRYIVPEAARLRNSDSFRTIPPVDDGAAREILYSGTRLLNLASNNYLGLADHTDLILGAAKALERHGCSSGASRLVTGNFALAETLEAELASFKYQEAALVTGSGYAANLAVFSALADRHTVVFSDRLNHASIIDGIRLSGARLVRYRHLDVEHLERLLEREGQVEKKIIVTDTVFSMDGDVAPLARIVELGKAHGALLVVDEAHATGVIGRGRGLTAALGLSDDVDVHVGTLSKALGSQGGFVAGRVETIELLRNRGRSFIFSTALPPAVLGASLAALRHIKANPGEGARLMRLSKEIRDHLNGLGFDTMGSTTQIIPVACGRNRVALHAQALLLAEGLYVAAVRPPTVPDGTARLRLSLRADLTEDDIKRIRLGFSRLRVAFFP
- the bioA gene encoding adenosylmethionine--8-amino-7-oxononanoate transaminase, with translation MSLYGTGREAMRIWHPCTQMKDHELYPPVFMDRGQGVYLVDREGNTYIDAISSWWVNLFGHANPRIVQAVTEQLSRLEHVIFAGVTHAPAEELAQRLLAVALPGLTRVFFADNGSCAVEAALKMSHASFRNLGQPEKCRFLYLANGYHGETAGALGVCGDGLYAAPFAPLFVPQIEVAGPDCLACPHGKTRDACDTECFAAMEAAIAAHKDELAGVIVEPLVQCAGGMRMYPPAYLAKLRRATQAAGIHFIADEIAVGFGRTGTLFACEQAGVSPDFLCLSKGITGGTLPLSCVLTTDAVFDAFYHDYADDKAFLHSHSYTGNPLACAAACATLRIFEEDDVIVANRAKIAHLQRAVRERFAGYRHVMEIRHTGWITAVELYADPERGQPFDWRARTGFHIYREAVKRGAWLRNLGDIVYFMPPYVITLEEIDRLADIALDAVKAVLK
- a CDS encoding sigma-54 dependent transcriptional regulator, with the protein product MAKILVIDDDTHIREVCKLVIESMGHEVEARPSLTKGLEALDKEPYDVVYLDVDLPDGNGLLSIPRITERDKAPEVIIFTGASYPNGAELAIKNGAWDYIEKPATAETMTLPLIRALQYRREKFANRPPTVALKREGIIGNSQRVSSCLDLVAQAANSDANTLITGETGTGKELFARAIHDNSERVEGPFVVVDCSSLTETLIESVLFGHAKGAFTGAEKKQEGLIKQADKGTLFLDEVGELPFSQQKAFLRVLQERRFRPVGAKEEETSDFRLVAATNKDLEAMVAAGDFRNDLLFRLRTMHIHIPALRERGEDIRELTIHYMNAYCKKYKVPLKGFSPEFLDSLQEYDWPGNVRELVNLMENIIVRAQFEPTLYPKHLPSEVRIRIMSGKRQEAAAGSPESELLPPVEPAAAQGELVLTPFDDYKKETEHRYFKALMQKTGGDIHKACELSDLGKQSLYRYLRIHGIPTRT